cataaaaatatataataaaaataatttgtgaaatttataaagttataacaaaaaatattaattaaatcctaaaaatattcTAAAGTTATGacaaaaagttattattaaaaataatttacatgttataaaagggttataatatatatatttataaaaggttATGGTCAAAagtatgaaaataatttatttatgtgtttatgctatatatattataaaaataatatacttattcataaaaatattattatttttaactaaaaataatttttaaaattacgaaaatttatattatttataagaagtgttatgaaatatttggacaattaataattttttataaatgtttatatattataaattttatattatttttacttaatttacgtATTATAAGAAGAGATACAACTTAGCATAAATCTTTCTTcaaattaagtatatatatatatatatataattatatttaaaattacaatctATTTGGACTGTGAATCCAAATATTATAAGGTTGATGGTAGATAtgcaaatagaaaatatatattttcttgcACCATATCACGATGAGCGATACCATTTGAGAGAATGGTATTAGACATAAGCACCACATATAGATCGTAAActctttaatattatatattcaaaGCTTTGTAATATGGTTAAGAAGACATTTTTGTCCTAAAAGATATTTTCCATATTAATAACATCATCTTAGTGTAACATAAAAAGAGGTTTGGTCATACTAACATGttgcatatttcataactttaatCATAAGTGGAATTAAGATAATCCATACTTGAAAAGTACATTAAATAAGGATatattgatgattttaatgatGCAAATTCAAGTTAGGAAAATGAGAATAAACCTATGTTAAGTATTAAAGAAGGAATAACCCAATAAATATGTCTTggaataattagataaaattatatataatgtttatttttcttactttttagacttacataatacatatgatattttaattttaattttattatttatttagaaattatttttaacagaataaaagtcatatataataaaatttaaatcaaatagaaACGGTAAAACCTGAAATCAAACACTAGAGATCTCAGCCATCTCTTGGAACACCTAATTGGTGTACCAAATCGGGAATTCCCAATTtatagtttcaaataaaaaacataaatttgtaTTTGACGCAtgaggaataaaataaaaaaattattaaacagataagaaagaaaaaattgaactgtAGAAGTACTACGGTTCCTCTAGATTCTAGggtttctctttcattttctactaaaaaAGCCAGGGGAGCGGTTCCTTCCAACTTCTTTTTCCCTCTCCGCTCCCTTCCCTTCCCTTCAATTTCCTTCAACTTTCTCGCCAATTGCCCCATGCTTTTCCCTCCTGCCAAACAGATCCCTTCTTCATACTCCTGTCTCGGACCTTCTTTCTCTCTCCCAATccctcttttcttcttctctttttcaattCCTCATCTCTAAAATTACAGCTTTGGCCCCCCAACCTCAATGCAGCTCCCCGATTCCACCGACATCATTGACAACCTCCCGGAGAATCCCGACCAAAAACTCAACCAACCCAAAGACGAAAGCCACGACGACGATAATGACTCTAATAGCACAGCCGAAGCCGCCGCCGTCGATGGCAACGATGACAACAACAACCGTAGCAATGGTTGTACCGATGGAGACTCAGTTCTCGATGTTTCCGGGAAAAGCGTGGAGTTTTCTATATTGGGGGACTCGAAGGAGTCCGTGGACGGGCTTTATTTGTACAAGAACGTGTTCAATTTGATTCCGAAATCGGTTGGGGCGTTAAGTCGGTTAAGGAATTTGAAGTTCTttggaaatgaaattaatttgtttcCGTCGGAAGTGGGGGGTTTGGTAGGGTTAGAGTGTTTACAGGTGAAGATATCGTCACCAGGTTTCAATGGGATGTCTTTAAGCAAGTTGAAAGGGTTGAAAGAGCTGGAACTTAGTAGGGTTCCACCTCGTTCTTCGGTTTTGACTCTCTTGAGTGAGATTTCTGGGCTTAAGTGCTTGACGAAGCTTTCCgtttgttatttttccattagGTATGTGTTTTATCAACCCTTTTGAccattttattttgagttatgttaaatgtttttggattaatttttagcatatatttttattcgtATTCTATGTTATGGTAGTAAATGTAtctttttgatttgatttgttcCATTAGTTGATATTATTCCAAATTTTAAGTGTGAATCTGATTAAGAAATCTTGTGATTCATAATGCTGGGAAAGATGAAGTTTGCATAAGAATTAAATGAGATTTAAGTAGTTTAAAGTGTCATCTAATACCTACTACTTATGATTCATAACGCTAGGCTACTGTCAATAGTAATATCTACTACTTATTGTCAACAGATAAGGTTTTGATCCTTATTTTTGGATGTACTGTAACGAAAGTAAGAAACAATGTCTTAGCTCCCATCAATTCCTGATGGGATAGTGCAGGCATGGGAAAAATGCATGACCTTTATGTTTCCTTTTCCTGCAGATATCTTCCTCCAGAAATTGGATGCTTAAAGAATTTGGAATATCTGGATCTGTCATTCAATAAGATAAAGAGTTTGCCAATTGAAATTAGttatttgaatgatttgataTCGCTGAAAGTTGCCAATAATAAATTGGTGGAATTGCCTTTGGGCTTGTCCTCATTACAAAGATTGGAGAACTTGGACTTATCAAATAATAGGTTGACGTCACTGGGGTCTCTTGAGCTTAGCCTAATGCCTAACCTTCAGACTTTGAATCTTCAGGTACTTATCATAACTGTGGACTTAGATTTATCCCTATCCTGGAATCTCTTGTGAAGATTTAAGTGAACAATTATACTCAAAATGTTATCATCACCTGTTATTTGCTTGTTCTGACCAGTTTGTAATACTTTAGATGGTCCTAATTCAAAGACCTTCCCATGATTCTCTAGAAtgcattaaatttcaatttggcTACAGTTTTATTTTAAGATGCATACTGGCATGCTATTTCTACTTAAGTAGCAAATGCTGACGGGGGTAAACATAGATATAAGTATTGTACTATGTCTAATTggattatgtatttatttatccGTAACTTGTATGTCACATCATACTTATTTTGTGTGCTTGGATTTCATCGCACTTACAGTTAGTTGTCATTAGTAATTTTCCTGATATCCTAAGTCCAAACTAGATGTACCAGttgactaaaattttatttgaagatGTGTACTGGCATGCGATTTCTACTTAAGCAGCAAATGCTGAGGGGGTTAAACATAGACACAAGTATCGTGCTACTTCTAATTGGATTATGTATTAAATGATCTGTAACTTGTATGTCACATCATATTTATTCTATGTGCTTGGATTTCATTGCAGTTACAGTTAGTTGTCGCTAGTATTTTCCCTGTTATCCTAAGTACGAACTAGATGTACCATTTTACTCAGGATATGCTTGTTTTCAGCTCATGCTATTTAATTAGTGTCAGCGTTGCACAAGTATGCTATAAGTTTCAACTTTTTGTTGGCCTTGTTGGAGCAGATTATTTTCATTGTAATAGGTGGATTAGGTTGTAGTTTGTATGTTAAAACTTTAACACGTTTGCATATCATCTTTTTTTTGGGGAATCTAACCTCTTTGCCTTTGTTTTCATACATATACATCATTATCTAGTATAATAAACTTGTAAGCTGTTTTCAAACACCTTCTTGGATATGCTGCAATTTGGAAGGAAATGGCAGAGCTGTCTCCAGTGATGAGTTTACCAGTTCTTCAGTTGAAATGGATGTATATGAAACTACTGGTCAGGATAATGATGGAAGTGTGTCTTATAATGGTAAGTTGTTTGTCATTAGtttttgttatataataatTCTCTTGTTGCATTTTCATgatatattttccattctcctaAATTAACCCTtaacacttaaattaattacattcaAATTTTGAACTAGGCTCTCATAAGACCTCATCAGGCATCTTAACCGTGCCATTGGCAAATAGTAGATATATTGCAGCTCGGAGATCAAGTAAACGATGGAAGAGGAGACATTATCTGCAGCAAAGAGCTCGACAAGAACGTCTAAACAACAGCAGAAAGTGGAAAGGGGAAGGACATGCTGAGGTGCATACTGTGAAGGCAGGTGGAGAATATCCAGGTGATAATGATGTCCTTGCCTCAAGTACTGGTATAGAAGCTGCATCTGAACTTGTAGGTAAAGATGATGATAAGCCATTACATATATTAGAagccaaaaatgaaaaaatcagTAGTGTTAGGCTTGAGGATGATACAGTTACTTATGAAAAGAGGCTTGAAGTGAAAAATAGTACCTCAGATGGTTATGAGTCAAGAAGTAAAGGGAGTGAAGATGAGTGTTCACGGCTTGATGCATCTTTGGCCCTAGTAAGAGGAGCTATTGAACAGGACGAAGGTTCATCCTCAGAAATATCCAAGTCAAATTTTAAGTCGAAACGGCAATCTGATCGGGATCTTAGTAATCCAAAACCATGCAAGTCTCGAAAACCAGCAGATTATTGCTCCAATCTATCACGAAAGTATAGTACCACTTCATTTTGTGGAACTGAAGACTACCTACCAGATGGCTTTTATGATGCCGGACGTGATCGCCCCTTCATGCCATTGAGTAGCTATGAGCAGATCTTTCATCTCGAATCACGTGAAGTAATTCTTGTTGACAGGTAATTTTACATGCAGAGTAGGAATTAAGTTGCTTTGTAAATCAAGACTACTAGCTTTTGCTTAATTGGTTTGCAAACAATATTTCTGATCTAATTGAGAAATGATTATGTCTACTGTTTTCTATAGGGAAAGAGATGAAGAGCTGGATGCAATTGCTCTCTCTGCTCAAGCTTTGGTCTTTCATTTGAAGCACTTGAATGGCTTAGCTAAAGATAAAGAGCGGGTTCCCGTTGATAACTTTCAGATAGCATCTTTGCTTGCTCTTTTTATTTCTGACCATTTTGGAGGGAGTGATAGAAGTGGTATGGTTGAAAGGACTCGAAAAGCGGTATCTGGTTCTAATTACAAGAAGCCTTTCATTTGCACCTGTACAACCGGAAATGGTGACAGTGCTTGTGCGTCAAACAAGACCTTGAATACTGTAGAAGATATTGTATTCTCTGATCTCTGTGAGAGATCTTTACGGTCAATAAAGTCAAGGAGGAAATCTATCGTTGTTCCATTAGGTACCCTTCAATTTGGAGTGTGTAGGCATAGAGCACTGCTCATGAAGGTAACTATTTTCACTTGgttctttttttgtttgatattaatcaatttagttcatttttatctttttttttttattaggaCCTTATATGACTTCAATTGCTGCAGTATTTATGTGATCGAATGGAACCACCAGTTCCTTGTGAGCTTATCAGGGGCTACTTGGATTTTATGCCCCATGCCTGGAATATCATTCCCATAAAGAGAGGGGATTCATGGGTTCGCCTGGTGGTTGATGCTTGTCATCCGCATGACATACGTGAAGAGATAGATCCTGAATACTTTTGCAGGTCAGTCtgtatttaaaaaatgtttttggaGATTCCTGTTTCTAGCATATTTTGTGACAACCAATTTGAAGATTTGGTCTCACTATAGCGCTGCAGATTTGGAATCTGGAAAGAGTTTGTGAAAGCTCAATTTCgtgtttaatatttttccaaTATTAACTGAGCCAATAACGTggttttgaattatttgttcCTTCTATCTTGTGGAGAACTTGTATCTGTGTGTTCTAGATAAGATGTGATgctgtaattttttttgtaaaattcgTTTTTTCATTCGCTGATTGCtgacttttttttgttataGATACATACCCCTTAGTCGAACAAAAGTACCTGTTACATCTGAAAGCATTCCTGTGTTGAGTTCCTTCCCTTCTTTGACCACaagtgatgaaattgaaagagTGGCCTCCAGTTCTCTCCTTCGGTGCAAATTTGGATCATTGGATGCTGCAGCGAAGGTTTGTTATTTATATTGTCAGGTTTAGTTCGTATTGTTTGAACTAGGGATTTGATGAATATTAGATTGTTTGATGGGTTTTTAGATATATGAGTTGAGTGTGATTCTTTTTGATGCAGGTATTCTTCTCATGCCATTCTCATGCCTTTCAATAAACTGATAGTTCCTTTTGAGCTATTAATTTTTGTCTGATTTGGATATGCAGGTGCGTACTCTAGAAATTAATGGTGCTTCATTAGATgaggttaaaaattttgagtacAGTTGCCTGGGGGAAGTAAGAATACTGGGTGCTTTGAAACACGCCTGCATAGTAGAAATGTATGGACATCAAATAACCTCAAAGTGGATTTCTGTGGGAGATGGAGAAGCGGAGCATCGAATCTTGCAGTCTACAATTTTAATGGAATACATGAAAGGAGGATCCTTGAAGGTActgatttttttgtgttttctgATTACTTGAGTTGTGTTTAAACCTATTTATCGTGTTGCTTATGAGCAGACTCATATTGAGAAACTAGCTAAAGCTGGTGAGAAACATATCCCTGTGGATTTTGCCTTGTGTATTGCACGTGATGTTGCGTCTGCATTGGCCGAGTTGCACTCAAAGCACATTATTCATCGTGATATAAAAAGTGAAAACATTCTGATTGATTTGGATGGAAAGAGAGTTGATGGGAGCCCTGTTGTGAAGCTCTGTGATTTTGATAGAGCAGTACCTCTTAGGTCTTCCCTGCATACATGTTGTATTGCTCATTTAGGGATACCTCCTCCAGATGTTTGTGTTGGAACACCTCGTTGGATGGCTCCTGAGGTTCTAGGCGCAATGCATAAGCGTAATCCTTATGGGCTGGTAAGTTTTCTCTTGCCATTTTGGcattgatttttgaattgatgtttccttgatttgatgaaaatgattcTAGTTGTATGAGCGGAGCAGATAGATTTGATGATAAATGCAAAGATGATTTACCTGGTAGATTAATGTTACGTTGAATAGAAAAAGGAGGGGGAGGAGTGGGAAAGTGGGTATAATGTTTAGAGGTAGCATTTAGGTATCAGCTTGAAGTGATATGTTACTTGCTATATCTGCTTTGAGTTTTATTCGACTGGATCTGTGTTTTATGCGGAGTGCATTGCTTGTGTGGATGTGAAGTCTGTTTCTAATTGGTTGCAGGAGGTGGACATTTGGTCATTTGGATGCCTGCTTTATGAATTGTTGACTCTCCAAGTTCCGTATTCTGGGTTATCTGAGCTTCACATTCATGAACTTATTCAGGTAACAGCAATAGTAAATTCTGAGCTTATcatatcttcttatttatacCTTTGGTCTAAGCAGGTGGTTGTTCTTATCTATACATTGCAGATGGGTGAGCGTCCACGACTACCTGAAGAGCTGGAGGCATTGGAATTGACTGAAAGTGTAATGACCCAATCTGAAACAGAGGCTGAAACAGAAACACTTAGATTTCTTGTTGATATCTTCCGTAAATGTACAGAGGAGAATCCCGTTGATCGCCCAACAGCCAACAACCTTTATGATATGTTGGTCAAACACACAAATGATTTCAGGAATTCGAGTTAAGAACATGTAGGTTGGccgattttaataattaatgcCCCTCATTGTTAGCCTGAATAtgttatttcattatatttaatGTGTATTCCATTGGGAAT
This genomic window from Gossypium raimondii isolate GPD5lz chromosome 10, ASM2569854v1, whole genome shotgun sequence contains:
- the LOC105776695 gene encoding uncharacterized protein LOC105776695, which encodes MQLPDSTDIIDNLPENPDQKLNQPKDESHDDDNDSNSTAEAAAVDGNDDNNNRSNGCTDGDSVLDVSGKSVEFSILGDSKESVDGLYLYKNVFNLIPKSVGALSRLRNLKFFGNEINLFPSEVGGLVGLECLQVKISSPGFNGMSLSKLKGLKELELSRVPPRSSVLTLLSEISGLKCLTKLSVCYFSIRYLPPEIGCLKNLEYLDLSFNKIKSLPIEISYLNDLISLKVANNKLVELPLGLSSLQRLENLDLSNNRLTSLGSLELSLMPNLQTLNLQYNKLVSCFQTPSWICCNLEGNGRAVSSDEFTSSSVEMDVYETTGQDNDGSVSYNGSHKTSSGILTVPLANSRYIAARRSSKRWKRRHYLQQRARQERLNNSRKWKGEGHAEVHTVKAGGEYPGDNDVLASSTGIEAASELVGKDDDKPLHILEAKNEKISSVRLEDDTVTYEKRLEVKNSTSDGYESRSKGSEDECSRLDASLALVRGAIEQDEGSSSEISKSNFKSKRQSDRDLSNPKPCKSRKPADYCSNLSRKYSTTSFCGTEDYLPDGFYDAGRDRPFMPLSSYEQIFHLESREVILVDRERDEELDAIALSAQALVFHLKHLNGLAKDKERVPVDNFQIASLLALFISDHFGGSDRSGMVERTRKAVSGSNYKKPFICTCTTGNGDSACASNKTLNTVEDIVFSDLCERSLRSIKSRRKSIVVPLGTLQFGVCRHRALLMKYLCDRMEPPVPCELIRGYLDFMPHAWNIIPIKRGDSWVRLVVDACHPHDIREEIDPEYFCRYIPLSRTKVPVTSESIPVLSSFPSLTTSDEIERVASSSLLRCKFGSLDAAAKVRTLEINGASLDEVKNFEYSCLGEVRILGALKHACIVEMYGHQITSKWISVGDGEAEHRILQSTILMEYMKGGSLKTHIEKLAKAGEKHIPVDFALCIARDVASALAELHSKHIIHRDIKSENILIDLDGKRVDGSPVVKLCDFDRAVPLRSSLHTCCIAHLGIPPPDVCVGTPRWMAPEVLGAMHKRNPYGLEVDIWSFGCLLYELLTLQVPYSGLSELHIHELIQMGERPRLPEELEALELTESVMTQSETEAETETLRFLVDIFRKCTEENPVDRPTANNLYDMLVKHTNDFRNSS